Within the Acinetobacter radioresistens DSM 6976 = NBRC 102413 = CIP 103788 genome, the region CTATCGGTTCTATTGCTAACTACTTAGCTCATCATGGTTGGCAACGCGACCAGCCTATCGGTTTTGCTGCACGATACACCGGTTCAAATCCAGACAGTATTATTGCGACTGATCTTACCCAGCCTGTACCTTATGGAGCTTTGAAAAATAAAGGAATTAGCCCACTTAATCCTTTAGTAAAAATTGATGATCTGGATATGGTTAATATCATTCAACTTCAAGATTCATATGGTCCGGTTTACTATATTACCTACCCGAATTTTCAGGTTATTACTACCTATAATAAGAGCCGGATGTATGCCACTGCTGTATGGCAATTAGGGACAGAAGTAGCCGATCATTAAACCAAATATTTACCCATTATTTTAAAAGTCAACAATTATTTATAGATAAAAGGCTATTAATTCTACTTTTTAAATCAAATGTTACAATATTGATTATTTTTTAATCTATATTTGTGAGATTTTGTCCTTTTTGTAAATATTTCTCGTTAAAGACTAGACACTTTTGGTGACACATGAATATTATCCCCCATCGTCAAATGCAGTAACACAAACGAACATTTGGATACATGTGCTGGTTTACTGGAGTTTTATCAGCAAAGCAGCACTGATCTTTAGGAGTTTATGAATGCCCACTTCGCTAAAATATATACTTGCGTTAACTATCGGTCTGACCGTAACGCAGTCTCAAGCAGAAATGGTACAGGCTTCGTCATTGAGCAATGATAATGACAATTTAAATCTTGCAGCCCGTGTTTTAAACCGTGATGCACAAGGCTTTAACTCTCACTTTTCAAACCTTAACAGTCTTTCAATCACTGAGCGTACCGGTGATAAAATTCGCCGCCAGACTATTGCAGCGAAAATTGAAATCCCTGAAGAAGAACCTTCAGTGATTGAAAAATTGAATACCGTAGCGTCTAATACTGTTCGTAAGTTCAGCCAG harbors:
- a CDS encoding septal ring lytic transglycosylase RlpA family protein encodes the protein MPTSLKYILALTIGLTVTQSQAEMVQASSLSNDNDNLNLAARVLNRDAQGFNSHFSNLNSLSITERTGDKIRRQTIAAKIEIPEEEPSVIEKLNTVASNTVRKFSQTGVASWYGRQFHGRKTASGETFDMNAMTAAHRSLPLNCYIRVTNRSNGKSVIVKVNDRGPFHGNRVLDLSYGAAKSIGVTNAGTAKVSIERVDGPNS